A single Marinitoga aeolica DNA region contains:
- a CDS encoding DUF2828 family protein, which yields MSREFIESLKLESNVSFTANGALSFKTSGSYVVDFFYFCGALMDDLKRFETMFFNAFNEDRLKAIRILFYSRDVRGGQGVRNTFRTILNRLGTFYPDIALKIAKYVPEYGRWDDLYAFVGTSIEAQVFKMMYNQLIEDIKNYKEGKEISLLAKWLKSENTSSAESRKLGKLTSKYFNMDSKTYRKVLSGLREHLRIVERDVSSNNWENIDYEIVPSQAMKRYRKSFLKHDEKRFLEYLEKVKEGKKKINASTLYPHQVVEMVMEKPDETAELLWKNLPKHEVKEDALVMADVSGSMYSGYPMPILVSISLAIYIAQRNKGKFKNTFLTFSQNPELQEIKGETLYENVVTLQNADWGMNTDIIKTFKLILDVAKKGNYTNEDLPKTIYIISDMQFDIAVEDNKMTNYEKIKQMYKGYGYEVPRIVFWNVSSYGRDVPVKDDEKGVMTLSGFNPVILDYIIEGKEFTPYDLVDIVINSERYNKINI from the coding sequence CTTTGATGGATGATCTTAAAAGATTCGAGACTATGTTTTTTAATGCTTTTAATGAAGATAGATTAAAAGCCATAAGAATTCTTTTTTACTCCAGGGATGTCAGAGGTGGTCAAGGCGTTAGAAACACTTTTAGAACTATCTTAAATAGGCTAGGGACATTTTACCCAGATATTGCACTCAAAATAGCAAAATATGTACCTGAATATGGAAGATGGGATGATTTATACGCATTTGTTGGAACAAGTATAGAAGCACAAGTGTTTAAGATGATGTATAACCAATTGATAGAAGATATAAAAAACTATAAGGAAGGAAAAGAAATAAGTTTATTAGCTAAATGGTTAAAGTCTGAAAACACTAGTTCTGCAGAATCAAGAAAACTAGGAAAACTAACGAGTAAATATTTTAACATGGATTCTAAAACATACAGAAAAGTACTTTCAGGTTTAAGAGAACATTTGAGAATAGTAGAAAGAGATGTTAGTAGTAATAATTGGGAGAACATAGATTATGAAATAGTACCCTCACAAGCTATGAAAAGGTATAGAAAATCATTTTTAAAACATGATGAGAAAAGATTTTTAGAATATCTAGAAAAAGTTAAAGAAGGAAAAAAGAAAATAAATGCTAGTACATTATATCCACACCAAGTTGTAGAAATGGTTATGGAAAAACCAGATGAGACAGCAGAATTGTTATGGAAAAACCTACCAAAACATGAAGTGAAAGAGGATGCTTTGGTAATGGCAGATGTATCTGGTTCAATGTATAGCGGATACCCTATGCCTATACTTGTAAGTATATCTTTAGCAATATATATTGCGCAGAGGAACAAAGGAAAGTTCAAAAACACATTTTTAACGTTCTCTCAAAATCCGGAATTGCAAGAAATAAAGGGAGAAACATTATATGAAAATGTTGTGACTTTACAAAATGCTGATTGGGGAATGAACACGGATATAATAAAAACTTTTAAATTAATATTAGACGTAGCCAAAAAAGGAAATTATACAAATGAAGATCTGCCAAAAACTATATACATTATATCTGATATGCAATTTGATATTGCAGTAGAAGATAATAAAATGACTAATTATGAAAAAATAAAACAAATGTATAAAGGATATGGTTATGAAGTACCAAGAATCGTTTTTTGGAATGTTAGTTCATATGGAAGAGATGTACCTGTAAAAGATGATGAAAAAGGTGTTATGACTCTCTCTGGTTTTAATCCAGTAATACTAGATTATATAATTGAAGGAAAAGAATTTACACCATATGATTTAGTAGATATTGTAATTAATTCTGAAAGATATAATAAAATAAATATCTAG
- the serS gene encoding serine--tRNA ligase, translating to MIDIKLIRKNPEVVIDALIKRNHETDLINQIKELDEEKRNIQKEVEILRAQRNSFSKQIAKLKSAGNTEELKNIMEESKEVGTKIKELELKMREIEDKIHIKLLYIPNIPDETVPIGKSEDDNVEIRKWGKPKEFDFEPKAHWDLGPELGMLDFERASKISGSRFSILKSQLAKMERALINFMLDVHTKEHGYMEIVPPHLVKRETMLGTGQLPKFEEEAYNTKDDDLFLIPTAEVTLAGMHQNEVLSFKDLPLKYVAYTPCYRREAGSYGKDVRGMIRQHQFDKVELFWYTTPDESEKALEELTSHAERILQLLELPYRVITLCTGDLGFGAAKTYDLEVWLPSYNAYKEISSCSNVKDFQARRGNTRYRTRENKMEYVHTLNGSGLAIGRTLVAIMENYQMPDGKIKVPEVLVPYMGMEVIG from the coding sequence ATGATAGATATTAAGTTAATTAGAAAAAATCCTGAGGTTGTTATTGATGCATTAATAAAAAGAAACCACGAAACCGATTTAATAAATCAAATTAAAGAATTAGATGAAGAAAAAAGAAATATTCAAAAAGAGGTCGAAATATTAAGGGCTCAAAGAAATTCCTTTTCAAAACAAATTGCTAAACTAAAATCAGCTGGAAATACTGAAGAATTAAAGAATATAATGGAAGAATCAAAAGAAGTGGGTACTAAAATAAAAGAATTAGAATTAAAAATGAGAGAAATTGAAGATAAAATTCATATAAAATTATTATATATTCCTAATATTCCAGATGAAACTGTACCTATAGGAAAATCAGAAGATGATAATGTTGAAATAAGAAAATGGGGAAAACCAAAAGAATTTGATTTTGAACCTAAAGCTCATTGGGATTTAGGCCCTGAATTAGGAATGTTAGACTTTGAAAGAGCTTCTAAAATAAGTGGTTCAAGATTCTCTATTTTAAAATCACAATTAGCTAAAATGGAAAGAGCTTTAATAAATTTCATGCTTGATGTTCACACAAAAGAACATGGATATATGGAAATTGTTCCTCCACATTTGGTAAAAAGAGAAACAATGCTTGGCACAGGGCAATTACCAAAATTCGAAGAAGAAGCATACAATACAAAAGATGACGATTTATTTTTAATTCCAACTGCAGAAGTCACATTAGCAGGAATGCATCAAAATGAAGTTTTAAGTTTTAAAGATTTACCTTTAAAATATGTTGCATACACACCATGTTATAGAAGAGAAGCTGGAAGTTATGGAAAAGATGTGCGTGGAATGATCAGACAACATCAATTTGACAAAGTTGAATTATTCTGGTATACAACACCTGATGAATCAGAAAAAGCTTTAGAAGAATTAACATCACATGCAGAAAGAATTTTACAGCTATTAGAATTACCATATAGAGTTATAACCTTATGTACTGGCGATCTTGGTTTTGGTGCTGCTAAAACTTATGATCTTGAAGTATGGTTACCAAGTTATAATGCATATAAAGAAATCTCTTCATGTAGTAATGTAAAAGATTTCCAGGCACGAAGAGGAAATACAAGATATAGAACAAGAGAAAACAAAATGGAATATGTGCACACTTTAAATGGTTCAGGATTAGCAATTGGGAGAACATTAGTGGCTATAATGGAAAATTATCAAATGCCTGATGGAAAGATTAAAGTACCAGAGGTATTAGTTCCATATATGGGTATGGAGGTTATTGGTTAA
- a CDS encoding LptA/OstA family protein, protein MKKVFLFLFVILITISFSSTIHVSANSVKGGDDFYVLKNNVQVIKDTLEVLTDLATVTLVNEEWRDLESEGNIKIKTDTMEATSLFLSYDLKKDIGELKDNVETKITLKEENKDIFIYCDIIEFDNKNKTYSGKMVDENSLVKIIKDDYLIFAKSFEYDENTKLLTLKDNVNIKNDKKKIDMKTSQATFKTDKNEISAQRVKLTLEIKDKEENK, encoded by the coding sequence ATGAAAAAGGTATTTTTATTTTTATTTGTAATTCTTATTACTATTTCTTTTTCATCAACTATTCATGTTAGTGCCAATTCTGTTAAAGGTGGAGATGATTTCTACGTATTAAAAAATAACGTCCAGGTAATAAAAGACACTTTAGAAGTTTTAACAGATTTAGCAACAGTTACACTTGTAAATGAAGAATGGAGAGATTTAGAATCTGAAGGCAATATAAAAATTAAAACTGATACAATGGAAGCTACATCATTATTTTTAAGTTATGATTTAAAGAAAGATATAGGCGAATTAAAAGACAATGTCGAAACAAAAATCACATTAAAAGAAGAAAATAAAGACATTTTTATATATTGTGATATCATTGAATTTGACAATAAAAATAAAACTTATTCTGGTAAGATGGTAGATGAAAATTCACTGGTAAAAATTATTAAAGATGATTATTTAATTTTTGCAAAGTCTTTTGAATATGATGAAAATACAAAACTTTTAACATTAAAAGACAATGTAAATATTAAGAACGATAAGAAAAAAATTGATATGAAAACTTCTCAAGCAACATTTAAAACCGATAAAAACGAAATTTCTGCACAAAGGGTAAAATTAACTCTTGAAATAAAGGATAAGGAGGAAAACAAATGA
- a CDS encoding 16S rRNA (uracil(1498)-N(3))-methyltransferase: MPNAFYGIVEKEKILLDKNETAHLKIVRLQENSEIKVFDGKGYIYHCKIEKIKKNETICQIIKKNEYKKIYKPQIDFYIGASKFDRMKILIEKLVELRVNNIYIFHGQKSQLKFKSLEKFQKTIIESSKQSENPVFPEIQFFKFEDFKLIENPILLDLTTKATLKETLEKIHTPNKISIIIGPDMGFSKEELENLPDNVFRTNLGNTIMRFETAGIYTMSILNYYYNRLY, from the coding sequence ATGCCCAATGCTTTTTATGGTATTGTAGAAAAAGAAAAAATATTACTGGATAAAAATGAAACTGCTCATTTGAAAATTGTGAGATTACAGGAAAATAGTGAAATAAAAGTTTTTGATGGAAAAGGATATATATATCATTGTAAAATAGAAAAAATTAAAAAAAATGAGACAATATGTCAAATAATCAAAAAAAATGAATATAAAAAAATATACAAACCACAAATAGACTTTTATATTGGTGCTAGTAAATTTGATAGGATGAAAATATTAATAGAAAAGTTAGTAGAATTAAGAGTAAATAATATATATATATTCCATGGCCAAAAATCACAATTAAAATTCAAATCACTGGAAAAATTTCAAAAAACAATTATAGAAAGCTCAAAACAATCAGAAAATCCCGTTTTTCCTGAGATACAATTTTTCAAATTTGAAGATTTTAAGCTAATAGAAAATCCTATTCTCCTGGATTTAACAACAAAAGCAACATTAAAAGAAACATTAGAAAAAATTCATACACCAAACAAAATTTCTATAATCATAGGCCCTGACATGGGTTTTTCTAAAGAAGAATTAGAAAATCTACCTGATAATGTATTTAGAACAAATTTAGGAAATACCATTATGAGATTTGAAACAGCTGGGATATATACAATGAGTATTTTAAATTATTATTATAATAGGTTATATTAA